Proteins encoded by one window of Acidobacteriota bacterium:
- the cas3 gene encoding CRISPR-associated helicase Cas3', with protein MRQGHGWRYAAGNLTPPIYYAHSNSAKDRHGWQRLSDHLKGTAERAGAFLEATGHTELGRAAGLLHDLGKYTEDFQARLTGEGRRVDHAGPGAKVAIDTYGPTLGKLLAFGIAGHHAGLANGVNTERITALADRLRNAAAEPDPVWKQEIDLQDTLEPPRLAPRSSDTVGFCAAFLIRMVFSALVDADYLDTEAYYTAVAGESIPRGRHPALADLQQRLDTHLDGFGGRRTGDESRPIDQLRSRVLRHAREQAAQPPGLFTLTVPTGGGKTLTSLAFALDHALHHGLERVIYVIPYMSIIEQTASVFRAALREGDEDADDFVVEHHSTFDEDRISKREAVNKLRLAMENWDAPLIVTTAVQFFESLFANRPSRCRKLHNIANSVVILDEAQTLPHQVLRPCVAALDELARNWRTSVVLCTATQPALTETDGFTGGFEHVRELAPQPRRLYTALKRTRIQDAGTLDDAALASGLCESSQVLCIVNTRRHARELYEQLGDAEGSYHLSTLMCAAHRREVLRAVRRRLKDGDPVRLVATSLVEAGVDVDFPVVWRAAAGLESLVQAAGRCNREGRRDTGNVFVFEPTEEEGRKPPPEVAQCADAARSILRQFPDDPASLDAIRAYFRQIYWTKGEEALDSKDIMRMISDARRSLDFPFETIATQFHLIDEFQVPVVTTWRGPTGKEATVERLLDKLHYVERPGWIARRLQPYVVQIGRVARETLLSAGAATVLRESDFGCQFVQLVNADLYHEDTGLWLEDPAYRRLEGLVF; from the coding sequence ATGAGGCAGGGCCATGGATGGCGCTATGCTGCAGGTAACTTGACGCCACCGATCTACTACGCTCACAGCAACTCGGCAAAGGACCGGCACGGATGGCAGCGACTTTCTGACCATCTGAAGGGCACCGCGGAGCGCGCCGGCGCGTTTCTTGAGGCGACCGGCCACACCGAACTCGGCCGCGCGGCTGGGTTGCTTCACGACTTGGGCAAGTACACCGAGGACTTCCAAGCGCGACTGACGGGCGAAGGCCGGCGCGTAGACCATGCCGGACCAGGCGCGAAGGTTGCGATCGACACCTACGGCCCGACGCTTGGGAAGTTGCTCGCGTTCGGTATCGCCGGACACCACGCCGGGCTCGCCAACGGCGTGAACACGGAACGGATCACAGCCCTAGCGGATCGGCTCCGCAACGCAGCGGCAGAGCCAGATCCTGTCTGGAAGCAAGAGATCGACTTGCAGGACACTCTGGAGCCGCCACGCCTTGCACCACGCAGCAGCGATACGGTCGGATTTTGCGCCGCGTTCCTCATCCGTATGGTGTTTTCTGCGCTGGTAGACGCTGACTACCTCGATACGGAAGCCTACTACACCGCCGTGGCCGGGGAATCGATCCCTCGCGGGCGGCATCCTGCGCTCGCCGACCTGCAGCAACGGCTCGATACGCATCTCGACGGCTTCGGCGGACGCCGCACGGGAGACGAAAGCCGACCCATCGACCAGCTGCGTTCGAGAGTGCTCCGGCACGCACGCGAGCAGGCTGCGCAACCGCCGGGCCTGTTCACCCTGACCGTGCCGACCGGAGGCGGGAAGACACTAACGTCGCTCGCCTTCGCCCTCGACCACGCGCTACACCACGGATTGGAACGCGTCATCTACGTCATTCCTTACATGAGCATCATCGAGCAAACCGCGTCAGTATTCCGCGCAGCGCTACGGGAAGGAGACGAAGATGCCGACGATTTCGTCGTCGAACACCACAGCACGTTCGACGAGGATCGGATCAGTAAGCGTGAAGCCGTGAACAAGCTCCGTCTGGCAATGGAGAACTGGGACGCGCCGCTCATCGTCACCACTGCTGTCCAGTTCTTCGAGAGCCTGTTCGCGAACCGCCCGTCCCGGTGCCGAAAGCTGCACAACATCGCCAACAGCGTCGTGATTCTGGACGAGGCGCAAACACTGCCGCACCAGGTACTGCGTCCCTGTGTCGCAGCGCTGGACGAACTCGCCCGCAACTGGCGCACGAGCGTTGTGCTCTGCACGGCGACCCAGCCGGCGCTCACCGAAACGGACGGTTTCACTGGTGGTTTCGAGCACGTCCGTGAACTAGCGCCCCAACCGCGGCGGCTGTACACCGCACTTAAACGGACGCGGATACAGGATGCCGGAACGCTCGACGATGCCGCGCTGGCATCGGGGTTGTGCGAGTCGTCCCAAGTGTTATGTATCGTGAACACGCGGCGTCATGCACGGGAGTTGTACGAGCAACTCGGCGACGCCGAGGGGAGTTACCACCTGTCCACGCTCATGTGCGCCGCTCACCGCCGGGAAGTGCTAAGAGCGGTGCGTAGGCGGCTGAAGGACGGAGACCCGGTCCGCCTGGTTGCCACATCGCTGGTCGAGGCTGGCGTCGACGTCGACTTCCCCGTCGTCTGGCGAGCTGCGGCGGGTTTGGAATCACTCGTCCAAGCCGCTGGGCGCTGCAACCGTGAGGGGCGAAGGGACACCGGCAACGTGTTCGTGTTCGAGCCAACGGAGGAAGAGGGACGCAAGCCCCCACCAGAGGTGGCGCAGTGCGCCGACGCGGCAAGGAGCATCCTCCGGCAGTTTCCAGACGATCCAGCGTCGCTCGACGCGATCCGGGCCTACTTCCGACAGATCTACTGGACCAAGGGAGAGGAGGCACTAGACTCGAAGGACATCATGCGGATGATCAGCGACGCGCGCCGTAGCCTCGACTTTCCGTTCGAGACTATCGCTACGCAGTTCCACCTAATCGACGAGTTCCAGGTGCCAGTAGTGACTACTTGGCGCGGCCCGACCGGCAAGGAGGCAACGGTCGAACGCCTACTGGATAAGTTGCATTATGTGGAACGTCCGGGCTGGATCGCACGGCGCCTCCAGCCCTATGTCGTTCAGATTGGACGGGTGGCCCGGGAGACGCTGCTCTCGGCCGGAGCGGCCACGGTCCTCCGCGAATCTGATTTCGGCTGCCAGTTCGTGCAGTTGGTGAACGCAGACCTGTACCACGAAGACACTGGGTTATGGCTGGAGGATCCCGCGTACCGGCGGCTTGAGGGACTAGTGTTTTGA
- the cas5c gene encoding type I-C CRISPR-associated protein Cas5, with product MAYGVKLHVWGEYACFTRPEMKVERVSYDTITPSAARGILEAIHWKPAIRWVIDRLHVLNPIRFENVRRNELAGKIPARNVTRAMNAGTTEGLHTLIETERQQRATTLLRDVAYVIEAHFVLTDSAGADDNEAKHLSIFRRRAAKGQCFHRPYLGTREFAADFALVNEAMPPSNLSPSERDRDLGWMLHDIDHDEGMTPRFFRAAMREGVIEVPAPDAEDVRA from the coding sequence ATGGCGTACGGAGTAAAGCTGCACGTGTGGGGCGAGTACGCCTGCTTCACGCGCCCGGAGATGAAGGTCGAACGCGTGTCCTACGACACGATCACACCCTCCGCCGCGCGTGGGATCCTGGAAGCGATCCACTGGAAGCCGGCGATCCGGTGGGTTATCGACCGTCTCCACGTCCTCAACCCGATCCGCTTCGAGAACGTACGCCGGAACGAACTGGCCGGTAAGATCCCGGCCCGCAACGTCACGCGAGCAATGAACGCCGGTACAACCGAGGGCCTCCACACGCTGATCGAGACCGAGCGGCAACAACGGGCTACCACCTTGCTGCGCGACGTGGCCTACGTGATCGAAGCGCATTTCGTATTGACCGACAGCGCGGGCGCCGACGACAACGAGGCGAAGCACTTGAGCATCTTCAGGCGCCGTGCCGCCAAGGGGCAATGCTTCCACCGACCCTATCTCGGCACCCGCGAGTTCGCCGCTGACTTCGCGCTCGTGAACGAAGCCATGCCACCGTCGAACCTATCGCCATCCGAACGCGACCGCGATCTCGGTTGGATGCTGCATGACATTGACCACGACGAGGGTATGACACCACGGTTCTTCCGGGCGGCGATGCGGGAGGGCGTCATCGAGGTGCCGGCGCCAGACGCCGAAGACGTGCGAGCATGA
- the cas8c gene encoding type I-C CRISPR-associated protein Cas8c/Csd1 — protein sequence MSILRALVRLGDRLGSDGTAPTFGFSRENIFFAVVLVNGGAEWDVVDLRDPSGKKPRPQRLDVPRPEKRSGTQPPPNFLWDNTAYTLGVTRDRETNRAIPTERRHAAFKDHHREMLEECNDAGAQALLHFLDTWRVADYESLRHKADMLGTNIVFRLDGEGKYLHERDAIRQIWLEHVGGATGSRGLCLVTGAHAAIARLHPRIKGVAGGQPGGGDIVSFNEQAFESYGKKQGANAPVSERAASAYTTALNTLLERNSRQHIRIADTTAVFWAEAARTEAARAEDLIAKLLEPPTDAEETSQVAIRLAAVAKGQPLELEEVDPNLDPNTRFYVLGLAPNAGRISVRFWCEDTIGAIARRISEHWSDLRLEPTPWRTAPAAWRLLSETAVQHKGQNIPPTLTGALMRAILHGGRYPQSLFAAIVARMRADKDVTGSRAAICKACLARDHRLGFEQEDVPVSLNRSETNTAYRLGRLFAVYESVQRAALGKVNATIKDRYFGAASAAPASVFPLLERGSTSHLASLRKGDKGGLAHWYEREIDEILAGIQTEFPRSLRLADQGRFAIGYHHQRATKGSTDHKGSADPQVGNTESRSAIQDEE from the coding sequence ATGAGCATTCTGCGGGCCTTGGTACGCCTTGGCGACCGGCTCGGATCGGATGGAACAGCCCCGACCTTCGGGTTTTCAAGGGAGAACATCTTCTTCGCAGTTGTTTTGGTCAACGGCGGCGCCGAATGGGACGTCGTGGATCTCCGCGACCCGTCCGGAAAGAAGCCGCGACCGCAGCGCCTCGATGTACCCCGGCCCGAGAAGCGGTCCGGAACCCAGCCGCCCCCCAACTTCCTCTGGGACAACACGGCGTACACGTTGGGCGTGACACGCGATAGAGAGACGAACAGAGCGATCCCTACGGAGAGACGGCACGCCGCATTCAAAGACCATCACCGAGAGATGCTCGAGGAGTGCAACGATGCGGGCGCCCAGGCGCTGCTGCATTTTCTCGACACATGGCGGGTGGCGGACTACGAGAGCCTTCGCCACAAGGCTGACATGCTGGGCACGAACATCGTGTTTCGTCTCGACGGAGAGGGGAAGTACCTCCATGAACGAGACGCAATCAGGCAGATCTGGTTGGAGCACGTCGGCGGGGCGACCGGTTCGCGCGGGCTGTGCCTCGTGACGGGAGCGCATGCAGCCATAGCCCGCCTGCACCCGCGCATTAAGGGAGTCGCCGGTGGCCAACCGGGAGGCGGGGATATCGTCTCGTTCAACGAGCAAGCGTTCGAGTCCTACGGAAAGAAACAGGGCGCAAACGCACCAGTGTCAGAACGGGCAGCCTCCGCGTACACGACCGCGCTCAACACGTTGTTGGAACGCAACAGCCGCCAGCACATCCGGATTGCCGATACGACGGCCGTATTCTGGGCAGAGGCGGCGCGGACGGAAGCCGCGAGAGCGGAAGACCTGATCGCGAAGCTGCTGGAGCCGCCCACAGATGCGGAAGAGACTAGTCAGGTCGCCATTAGGCTGGCAGCGGTCGCAAAGGGGCAACCACTAGAGCTGGAGGAAGTCGACCCCAATCTGGACCCAAACACGCGTTTCTACGTACTCGGGCTGGCGCCCAACGCTGGGCGAATATCCGTACGGTTCTGGTGCGAAGACACGATCGGTGCAATCGCGCGCAGAATCTCGGAACACTGGAGCGATCTGCGTCTGGAGCCCACGCCGTGGCGGACAGCGCCGGCCGCTTGGCGCCTGCTCTCCGAGACGGCGGTACAACACAAGGGTCAGAACATCCCGCCAACACTCACCGGGGCGTTGATGCGAGCAATCCTCCACGGCGGGCGGTACCCGCAGTCATTGTTCGCAGCCATCGTCGCACGGATGCGCGCGGACAAAGATGTAACCGGAAGCCGAGCCGCAATCTGCAAGGCATGTCTTGCGCGTGACCATCGGCTGGGCTTCGAACAGGAGGACGTACCCGTGAGCCTGAACCGCAGTGAAACCAACACCGCTTACCGACTCGGCCGGCTGTTCGCTGTCTACGAGAGCGTCCAGCGTGCCGCTCTCGGCAAGGTCAACGCGACCATTAAGGATCGGTACTTCGGTGCCGCGTCGGCAGCGCCGGCATCCGTCTTCCCTCTGCTTGAACGTGGCTCCACGAGTCATTTGGCATCACTTCGCAAGGGAGATAAAGGGGGGCTCGCGCATTGGTATGAGCGCGAGATCGATGAGATTCTGGCCGGCATCCAGACGGAGTTCCCGCGTAGCCTGCGGCTTGCGGATCAAGGTCGATTCGCCATCGGGTACCATCATCAGCGAGCGACCAAGGGAAGCACGGACCATAAGGGCTCAGCCGATCCGCAGGTCGGCAACACTGAATCACGTTCGGCGATTCAGGACGAGGAATGA
- the cas7c gene encoding type I-C CRISPR-associated protein Cas7/Csd2, translating to MSVITNRYDFVYLFDVANGNPNGDPDAGNLPRLDPETNEGLVSDVCLKRKVRNYVQLLGKENCEIFVQERRPLNPLIAEACEENDQPDHRKASGGWDTRAAKARSQSDIGVLQGWLCAKYFDIRTFGAVLSTGPNAGQIRGPAQLTFARSVEPILPLEQAITRVTDVDKEEGEMGRKHVVPYGLYRGHGYVSAYLAGAAGKGTGFSEEDLELLWTALVQMFDHDRSAARGEMTARRLIVFKHANALGSAPAHRLFERVSIKRRSQREERELGDPELPPARAYADYAVHVDATGLPAGIEIIDRC from the coding sequence ATGAGCGTGATCACCAACCGTTACGACTTCGTCTATCTGTTCGATGTGGCCAACGGTAATCCCAATGGCGACCCGGACGCGGGGAATCTTCCGCGTCTCGATCCAGAAACCAACGAAGGACTGGTCTCGGACGTGTGTTTGAAGAGGAAGGTACGCAACTACGTTCAGCTCCTCGGCAAGGAGAACTGTGAGATATTTGTCCAGGAGAGACGACCACTCAACCCCCTAATCGCTGAAGCGTGCGAGGAGAATGATCAACCCGATCATCGTAAGGCGAGCGGTGGTTGGGACACACGTGCGGCAAAGGCGCGGTCGCAGAGCGACATCGGTGTGCTGCAAGGTTGGCTCTGCGCCAAGTACTTTGACATTCGAACGTTCGGCGCGGTGCTATCAACGGGTCCCAACGCCGGCCAGATCCGAGGCCCTGCGCAGCTGACTTTCGCACGGTCTGTGGAGCCCATCCTCCCTCTTGAGCAAGCGATCACCCGGGTTACGGATGTTGACAAGGAAGAGGGGGAAATGGGCCGGAAGCACGTTGTGCCCTACGGCCTCTACCGTGGCCACGGTTACGTGTCGGCATATCTTGCCGGGGCAGCCGGGAAGGGCACGGGATTCTCCGAGGAAGACTTGGAGCTGCTGTGGACGGCGCTCGTGCAGATGTTCGACCACGACCGGTCGGCAGCGCGAGGCGAGATGACCGCGCGCCGGCTGATCGTATTCAAGCACGCGAACGCACTTGGCAGTGCGCCCGCGCACCGGCTTTTCGAGCGAGTCTCGATCAAGCGCCGTTCCCAGCGCGAGGAGCGCGAACTTGGAGATCCAGAACTGCCTCCCGCCCGAGCCTACGCCGACTATGCCGTTCACGTGGACGCAACGGGCTTGCCGGCAGGGATCGAGATCATTGATAGGTGCTGA
- the cas4 gene encoding CRISPR-associated protein Cas4, whose protein sequence is MVPLSALQHMLYCPRQCALIHVEQQWAENRLTAEGRVMHGRAHGGGHEARSGVRIARSVTLRSLRLGVAGVADVVEIRADGSLYPVEYKRGRPKAHRADEVQLCAQAMCLEEMLGVRVPEGALFYGRNRRRHVVKLDIDLRALTERIAADTRRLLGGGRTPIPEYEARKCDACSLQDLCQPRQPRGAGTVAQWLASAIDA, encoded by the coding sequence TTGGTGCCGCTCTCGGCGCTTCAGCACATGCTCTACTGTCCGCGGCAGTGCGCGCTCATCCATGTCGAACAACAGTGGGCGGAGAACCGCTTGACGGCCGAAGGGCGCGTAATGCATGGCCGCGCGCACGGCGGAGGCCACGAAGCGCGCAGCGGCGTGCGAATCGCACGGAGTGTCACACTGCGGTCACTGCGCCTCGGCGTTGCCGGCGTCGCCGATGTCGTCGAGATCCGGGCTGACGGCTCGCTGTACCCGGTCGAGTACAAGCGTGGACGCCCGAAGGCCCACCGCGCGGACGAAGTGCAACTCTGCGCTCAGGCCATGTGCCTAGAGGAAATGCTGGGTGTGCGAGTACCGGAGGGGGCACTGTTCTATGGGCGCAACCGACGACGACACGTCGTCAAGCTCGACATCGACCTACGGGCTCTAACAGAGCGAATAGCGGCCGATACACGAAGGCTCCTCGGCGGCGGCCGGACGCCAATTCCCGAGTACGAGGCAAGGAAATGCGATGCATGTTCGTTGCAGGACCTGTGCCAACCGCGACAGCCGCGTGGCGCGGGTACCGTCGCCCAGTGGCTCGCGAGCGCGATCGACGCCTGA
- the cas1c gene encoding type I-C CRISPR-associated endonuclease Cas1 produces MRRHLNTLYVTTENAWLRKDGENVVIEVDGKERGRLPVHLLGGIVCFGAVGVTPALMGHCAARGVCMSILGRNGRFLARVEGPVSGNVLLRRAQYRTTDDADRTARLAGQLVTGKLLNQRTVVRRALRDHGQSTTAKARDRLGACERRLSDAARRVGRAASTDTIRGIEGEAARHYYAVFGDLMRADGPQFAFGGRSRRPPLDPANALLSFLYTLLVHDCRSALETVGLDPAVGYLHRERPGRPSLALDLMEELRPVLADRIALSLINRRQLQGRDFETGVSGAVTMRDDARKTVLVAYQERKKDELGHPFLKEKTTLGLVPFIQATLLARHLRGDLDGYAPFLWR; encoded by the coding sequence ATGCGCCGCCACCTAAACACCCTGTACGTGACCACGGAAAACGCGTGGTTGCGAAAGGACGGGGAGAACGTCGTCATCGAGGTGGACGGTAAGGAACGGGGGCGGCTACCCGTCCATCTGCTCGGAGGGATCGTCTGCTTTGGAGCCGTAGGCGTGACACCGGCGCTGATGGGTCACTGCGCAGCGCGCGGCGTCTGCATGTCAATCCTCGGCCGTAACGGTCGGTTTCTCGCCCGTGTTGAGGGTCCGGTATCCGGAAACGTGCTGCTGCGCAGGGCGCAGTACCGCACGACGGACGACGCCGACAGGACAGCCCGACTCGCGGGCCAGCTGGTGACCGGGAAACTGCTGAACCAACGCACAGTGGTACGTCGAGCGCTACGCGACCACGGTCAGAGCACGACAGCGAAGGCTCGAGATCGACTCGGCGCCTGTGAACGCCGCCTGTCCGATGCGGCGCGACGCGTCGGTCGCGCGGCCAGCACAGACACGATACGCGGCATCGAGGGTGAAGCCGCCCGGCACTACTACGCGGTGTTCGGCGATCTGATGCGAGCGGACGGGCCGCAATTCGCCTTCGGCGGGCGCTCGCGCCGGCCGCCGCTCGACCCGGCGAACGCTCTGTTGTCCTTCCTCTACACGCTCCTGGTGCACGATTGCCGATCAGCTCTCGAGACGGTGGGCCTCGACCCAGCGGTAGGATACCTCCACCGTGAGCGCCCAGGGCGGCCGAGCCTCGCACTGGACCTTATGGAGGAATTGCGTCCCGTTCTCGCGGATCGAATCGCCCTGTCACTCATCAACCGACGGCAACTGCAGGGGCGCGACTTCGAGACCGGTGTGAGCGGGGCAGTCACGATGCGTGACGACGCGCGGAAGACCGTACTCGTCGCCTATCAGGAACGCAAGAAGGACGAACTCGGCCATCCGTTTCTAAAGGAGAAGACGACCCTCGGTCTCGTGCCGTTCATACAAGCGACGCTGCTGGCCAGACATCTGCGCGGGGACTTGGACGGGTACGCCCCGTTCCTTTGGCGATAG
- the cas2 gene encoding CRISPR-associated endonuclease Cas2: MLMLVTYDVATDDAAGRRRLRRVARLCQNFGQRVQYSVFECDVDAAQWVALRSQLIAEIDTKADSLRFYRLGVNWRSRVEHVGAKDSYDPRGPLVF; the protein is encoded by the coding sequence GTGCTGATGCTCGTGACCTACGATGTCGCAACCGATGACGCAGCCGGGCGTCGCCGTCTGCGACGTGTCGCGCGACTGTGCCAGAACTTCGGCCAGCGCGTGCAGTACTCGGTATTCGAATGTGACGTCGATGCGGCGCAATGGGTAGCGTTGCGCTCTCAACTCATCGCCGAGATCGATACGAAAGCGGACAGCCTTCGCTTCTACCGGCTCGGTGTCAACTGGCGATCGCGAGTGGAGCATGTAGGCGCAAAGGACTCGTACGATCCTAGGGGCCCGCTCGTGTTTTGA
- a CDS encoding DUF1738 domain-containing protein, whose amino-acid sequence MGGRKPWKPGERILPHNFASGRDYRGGNAVYLAMHALERGYADPRWGGYRQIQAAGGHVRKGEKGTPIMYVDFRQRQTVRDEQGNPVRDEEGRPKLEWVQRDRPLVKLHYVFNVEQTEGLRLRSFQTAPAEWEGHERAEALIKASGVRLDHVAGDRAYYSLKDDRVVLPERTQFPSQDAYTHTALHELGHATGHPGRLNRPTLVEHGGFGTEAYAREELRAEIAAMMTGEQLGVGHEPRHGTAYVSSWIKALENDPKEIRAAAVDAQRMSDWLLSRERERSLGDEKAEHERPAGDEGRTQEREPERPPPAPEVGGAAREEHVSALQVPDRPAAAMNAGAATPGAAAMSEELKGVLRDMGLAGYRAGYEASMDRLDTDPHQSARVHFPAAAGKEIRFVLERVHVDAYLRGMHDHQRGIDDEAVWKGESRVSRDAILRVEAELKTALREIGAAGYDRGYGDAAEGRDKTPGWPRCGPAEHGPGDGAEYLRSDAAARAYVRGFDDRLRGASRADAAGRRLGVDYVREVTAIGEDQQAALRYCPPPGSAGAPERSPRAAAAGDRDRDAGPSR is encoded by the coding sequence ATAGGCGGTCGGAAACCGTGGAAGCCGGGCGAGCGGATCCTGCCGCACAACTTCGCCAGCGGGCGCGACTACCGCGGCGGCAACGCCGTGTACCTCGCCATGCACGCGCTGGAGCGCGGCTACGCCGACCCGCGCTGGGGAGGCTACCGCCAGATCCAGGCGGCCGGCGGGCACGTCCGCAAGGGGGAGAAGGGCACGCCCATCATGTACGTCGACTTCCGGCAGCGGCAGACGGTCCGCGACGAGCAGGGCAACCCCGTCCGGGACGAGGAGGGGCGGCCGAAGCTGGAGTGGGTCCAGCGGGACCGGCCGCTCGTCAAGCTCCACTACGTCTTCAACGTCGAGCAGACCGAGGGGCTGCGGCTGCGATCGTTCCAGACGGCGCCGGCGGAGTGGGAGGGCCACGAGCGGGCGGAGGCGCTGATCAAGGCGAGCGGCGTCCGGCTCGACCACGTGGCCGGCGATAGGGCCTACTACAGCCTGAAGGACGACCGCGTGGTGCTGCCCGAGCGCACCCAGTTCCCGTCGCAGGACGCCTACACGCACACGGCGCTGCACGAGCTGGGGCACGCCACGGGGCATCCGGGCCGGCTGAACCGGCCGACGCTGGTCGAGCACGGGGGCTTCGGCACCGAGGCCTACGCCCGCGAGGAGCTGCGGGCGGAGATCGCCGCGATGATGACCGGCGAGCAGCTCGGCGTGGGGCACGAGCCGCGGCACGGCACGGCGTACGTCAGCTCCTGGATCAAGGCGCTGGAGAACGACCCGAAGGAGATCCGGGCCGCCGCGGTCGACGCGCAGCGGATGTCGGACTGGCTGCTCTCCCGCGAGCGCGAGCGGAGCCTGGGCGACGAGAAGGCCGAGCACGAGCGGCCGGCCGGCGACGAAGGCCGGACGCAGGAGCGCGAGCCGGAACGGCCGCCGCCGGCTCCGGAGGTGGGTGGCGCGGCGCGGGAGGAGCACGTCTCCGCGCTGCAGGTCCCCGACCGCCCGGCGGCGGCGATGAACGCCGGCGCCGCGACGCCCGGCGCGGCGGCCATGTCCGAGGAGTTGAAGGGCGTTCTCCGGGACATGGGCTTGGCGGGATACCGGGCGGGGTACGAGGCGTCGATGGACCGCCTGGACACCGATCCCCACCAGAGCGCGCGCGTGCACTTCCCGGCCGCGGCCGGGAAGGAGATCCGGTTCGTGCTGGAGCGGGTGCACGTGGACGCGTACCTGCGGGGCATGCACGACCATCAGCGCGGCATCGACGACGAGGCCGTCTGGAAGGGCGAGAGCCGGGTCTCGCGGGACGCGATCCTGCGCGTCGAGGCGGAGCTGAAGACGGCGCTCCGGGAGATCGGCGCCGCGGGCTACGACCGCGGGTACGGCGACGCCGCCGAAGGCCGCGACAAGACGCCCGGCTGGCCCCGCTGCGGCCCGGCCGAGCACGGGCCGGGAGACGGAGCGGAGTACCTGCGGTCGGACGCGGCGGCGAGGGCGTACGTGCGGGGATTCGACGACCGCCTCCGCGGGGCCAGCCGGGCCGACGCCGCCGGCCGCCGGCTGGGCGTGGACTACGTCAGGGAGGTGACGGCCATCGGCGAGGACCAGCAGGCCGCCCTCCGTTACTGCCCGCCACCCGGCAGCGCCGGCGCCCCGGAACGCTCGCCGCGGGCGGCGGCGGCCGGAGACCGCGATCGCGACGCGGGGCCGAGCCGCTGA
- a CDS encoding sigma-54-dependent Fis family transcriptional regulator — translation MRMLRAPARDGPGSRTVPGGLPAAGVLRPHGGRRRRRRPLAAGRGPVPKRRRARRALSGRRMMWRDGLRAAAPRGVARLIGESGPMRELKTQIPRVAAAPFPVVIDGESGTGKELIARAIHEEGSRRGAVFVPVNCAVLGDELFESELFGHARGAFTGAAHERKGLLELASGGTVFLDEVAELTARAQAKLLRVLQDGEIRRLGENRTRRLDLRVVAATNRPLDAEAAAGRFRKDLLYRLGVVGLTAPPLRERGPDVARLTDHYWKDIASAAGSRATLARETVAALAAHPWPGNVRELQNVLANLTVTGPRYGPVGPDALPSAFRRAVAAERRPTLAEAREDLERAMVRDALGRHGTVARAAGELGVTRQGLSKVMARLQVDRFNPGRDHSAQIPSR, via the coding sequence ATGCGGATGCTGCGGGCACCGGCACGCGACGGTCCGGGAAGCCGGACGGTGCCTGGAGGACTACCGGCGGCGGGGGTACTCCGACCGCATGGTGGTCGCCGTCGCCGCCGACGCCCCCTGGCCGCCGGCCGAGGGCCGGTACCTAAACGCCGCCGAGCTCGACGAGCTCTATCCGGACGCCGAATGATGTGGCGCGACGGACTGCGCGCCGCCGCGCCGCGCGGCGTGGCGCGGCTCATCGGCGAGAGCGGGCCGATGCGGGAGCTGAAGACGCAGATCCCGCGGGTCGCCGCCGCGCCGTTCCCCGTCGTGATCGACGGCGAGTCGGGCACGGGCAAGGAGCTGATCGCCCGGGCGATCCACGAGGAGGGGTCCCGCCGCGGGGCGGTGTTCGTGCCGGTCAACTGCGCGGTGCTCGGCGACGAGCTGTTCGAGTCGGAGCTGTTCGGCCACGCCAGGGGGGCGTTCACGGGTGCGGCGCACGAGCGCAAGGGGCTGCTGGAGCTGGCCTCCGGGGGCACCGTCTTCCTCGACGAGGTGGCCGAGCTGACGGCGCGCGCCCAGGCCAAGCTGCTGCGCGTGCTCCAGGACGGCGAGATCCGGAGGCTCGGCGAGAACCGCACCCGGCGGCTCGACCTGCGCGTCGTCGCCGCGACGAACCGCCCGCTCGACGCCGAGGCGGCGGCGGGCCGCTTCCGAAAGGACCTGCTCTACCGCCTCGGCGTCGTCGGGCTGACCGCGCCTCCGCTGCGCGAGCGCGGGCCGGACGTGGCCCGGCTCACCGACCACTACTGGAAGGACATCGCGTCGGCGGCCGGCAGCCGCGCGACGCTGGCGCGGGAGACGGTGGCGGCCCTGGCGGCGCACCCGTGGCCCGGCAACGTCCGCGAGCTGCAGAACGTCCTCGCCAACCTCACCGTCACGGGGCCGCGCTACGGCCCCGTCGGCCCCGACGCCCTCCCGTCCGCCTTCCGGCGAGCGGTCGCCGCCGAACGGCGGCCGACGCTGGCCGAGGCCCGCGAGGATCTCGAACGCGCGATGGTGCGCGACGCGCTGGGCCGGCACGGCACGGTCGCCCGCGCCGCGGGCGAGCTGGGCGTCACCCGGCAGGGCCTCTCGAAGGTGATGGCGCGGCTGCAGGTCGACCGCTTCAATCCGGGCCGGGACCACTCGGCCCAGATACCCTCGCGGTAG